The Paenibacillus sp. FSL R7-0345 DNA segment AGCCACTCTCCCCCGGCTGCTTCGGCCAGCTGGGCGCAGGCATGGCATTTACCTGCCCAGCCTTCGGGCAGCTCTGCGCCTGCAAGCACTTGCGTCCGCGGGCCTCCGGCAGCTGCGGCAAGCTCAGCAGTGCCGTCGGCTGACCGGTCATCCAGCACGATTATTTCAATATGGCGTCCAGCGGTGCTGCAGGCAAGCACGGAGGTCAGGCAGGCGGTGATATTCGCCGCCTCATCGCGAGCCGGAATCAGCACCGACAGGGAGGGTACTTGTGTACCAGCCGGCTTTGCCGGCTTTTTCCTGTGCTGTGCATCCGCTGGCTCTGCCTGTTTATTCCTGCGCTGCGCCCCCAGCACGGGAAGCCGTGCAGCATTCCACACAGCAAACGCCAGCTGCAGCAGAACCATAGCTGTAATTCCTTGCAGTACGGCAATCATCGGCTTCCCCTCCGCCAGGCGTCATATCGTTCATGAACCGATCCGCCGGTTTTGATCAGCGGTGTAAAGCAGGAAGGCATATGTCCCTTATGCTCAAGAATCAGCTGGCGGTGCCGGTCCAGCTGCTCCTGCAGGCAAGAGGCCAGCAGTGCTGAAATACCGCTTCTGTCCAGCTCCTTCCACGGCTGCAGCAGCGGTTCACCTGCCAGCAGCGTAGCCTCAGGCTTGGGATGGAAGAACAAGCCGTGATACAGGGTCACAGGTACAACCGCCGCATCCGGACACAGACGCAGCACAACTGCAGCCCCTTCCTTAAGCTGCAGCGGGCGGTGCTCAAGCGGCAGAAGCTCCCCCTCAGGGTACATCCAGACGCTGCCGCCTTCACCAAGCAGCCTGGCTGTATACCGCAGCGAGGCACGTACATCCGCCGGCTCATCCCGGTTGATTGAATAAGCACCCAAACGGCGGAAAAATTGAAATTTGCGCAGCTGCGCCTCCTCCATCATGAAATACTGCCTGCGGCGGGTCTGCATTCTTGCTGCATGATAGGCCAGCAGACCGTCCCACCAGGAGCTGTGGTTCATGATGTACAGCACCGGCCTGCTCCCGGCTGAAGCCGGCTGCAGGTCACCTGAGAGCCCGATAAAGCGGAAATGCCTGCGCAGCAGATAGGAGGTATTATAGCGGCTGAACACCGCATCAAAGCTTCGGGATTTGGCTGCTTCGAGCATAGCGCAGGCTCCCCTCCGCCAGAACGGCCCCAATACCGGCGATGACCATGCACAGGGGAAGGCCTTCACGCAGGCCGACAAGGCCGAACATAAGGATCACCGCCTGATAAAGCCTGGTGCCGCGCCGCAATGCCCTTCCGGTTAAACGGACAGGAGGGACAAAGAGCGACAGCAGCGAGCCGGCAATCAGCCAACCGATGAAGTTACTCACAGGTACCCCGTAGAAGCCGCCTCCGTCTCCCCAGCTCCAGAAGCCCCGCGCATGGGCAACAGGATCAAGCACCAGGTCCAGCAAAACGGTCCAGAAGCCGACCTGCACCGCCCGCAGCACCATAAGCCGCCAGCCGGACTGGCCGAAGTCACGGGCCAGCAGAACGGCATTGCAGACTACTGCAATCCAGGCGAAGCCCAGAGTGGCCGGCACACCGTACAGCAGCGGACCGAGGATATCAGAGTATCCGTAACTGCCGAACAGATGACCGGTATGAACGCCATACCATTCCACAGCCATTCCGCCGGTCCAGATTAACACAGCAGAAATGAGGAAACGGACCGGATCAGGCTGCGCCGAAAAAATGACTGACCGGTCGGCCACAAAAGGGCGTTCATATCCCTTGATGATAAGCTCTCCGGCATAAACAGCATAAAACAACAGGAAAAGTCCATTTGAAAACTGCAGGCCCTGAGGCACAGTGAAAAAGATAAGCAGCAGTGCCCCGATTGCATACCAGATCCAAAATACAGTCCTGATCATCTACAGTACCGCAGCCTTCGCGGTTCTGCCGCCCAGCCTTGAGGCATAACGTGCCGCTGTACGGCCCAGCATCCGCAGCTTGGCTTCATCGCTGACATACGCCCTGTTGCGGAATACATCGTACCCGGCTTCAGCCACCGAATCCAGAATAGCCGCATAAAATGCCGCCGCCAGCTCTACCGCCAGACCGCTCTCAGGCGGATAGGTCTCCACATGGGCAAGCCCCTTTTCGAACCAGCCCAGCGCTTCCCGGCGGAGGTCTTCGATCACGTTCACGAAACGCCGGTCGACGATCCCCGACTCCAGCTCCTCCTGGGTGTACCCGTGCTTCTGCATAAGCGCAAGCGGTATATAACGCCTGCCCCGCCGCAGATCTTCGCCTACATCGCGGATAATGTTGACAATCTGCATACCGATACCCAGTGCAATGCCTGCTGCCTGCACATCCTCATCCGAATCATCGCGCAGAACCGGAAGCAGCATCTCGCCGACAGTGCCGGCTACCAGGTAGCAGTAGCTTTCCAGCTCTTCCATGGTCTCGTAATGGGTGAACGTCAAATCCCCCAGCTGGCCCTGCATCTGCAGCAGGAACGGTTCCCTTGTAAGCTTCGGGAAGCTGGCGAACAGCCAGCGCAGCGCCGGCCAGATAAAGTGGCCTTCCGCTTCATCAAGCTGCTTAAAGTGCCGGCGCAGCTCATGGATGGTGTATGGCGACTTTTCGGGCTCATCTACACTGTCGTCAATAATCCGGCAGAAGGCATAGATGACATGCACCGCTTCCCGGCGCGGGCTCGGCAGTCCGGCAAACGCTTTATGAAAGGAGGTAGAGCCCTTCTTCATCAGTTCCTCACACTCACGCATAATGCTCTCATTTATCATTGTTTCATCTCCTTCATAAGTTCATGGACAGCCATCCTTGCTCCTTGCATAACAATCGGCACACCGCCGCCGGGATGAACGGAAGCGCCGGCAGCATAAAGACCTTTAATCGGGTAAGGCCGGGGCTGTGGCCGGAATACACCCAGCTGGCTGAGCACCGGAGCAATGCCGAAGCTGCCGCCGCCGTACAAGCCATCCTTCTGCGCATCCGCAGGGGTACGGATTGTCTTCCACCGCAGACTGGCCTTCAGGCCCGGAAAGCCTCTCTGCTCCGCATCATCCAGGACACGTTCCGCCAAAGGCTCTGCAATCGCCTCCCAGTCCAGCCCCGGATCAGCAGGCACGGGAATCAGGAAGTAAAGAGCGCTTTCCCCCGGCGGGGCCGCACTGTCGTCAAGCGCCGCCGGATTAAATACATAATAGGAGGGCAGCTCTGAAATTCTGCCCTGGTCAAACAACTCACGCAGGTTGTCGTTCAGGCTGTCCGGCAGGAAAAACTGATGCGTCTGGGATTCCGGCCAGCGCCGGTCAGCACCGGCATAGATCAGCACACAACCTGAGGAGGGCTTATACCGGCCGCGCTTGATCCGGCCTCCAGCACCGGAGCTGACCTTCACTGCCCCGTTCCCCGGGTCTGTACTCCCGGCGAACAGCTCAGCCGGCAGCAGCCCTTCCAGCTGCGGGAACTCACCGTTGTAGAGCACAGCATCATACGAATGCTTGACGCCGCCGGCTGTAAGTCCGGTGCACCGTCCATCTTCAACGGTCAGGCCCTCAACCTCTGTGCCGGTATGAATCTCAACCCCGCGGCTGAGCAGCTCGCGGGAGAGAATCTGCGGGAGCTTACCGTAGCCGCCCTTCAGCATCCAGATGCCGAACGCGCTCTCCGCATACGGCAGCATCGTGTATATGCCCGGGGTGCGGAACGGGGCTCCGCCAATATACAGGCTCTGCAGGGAAAAGGCATCCCGCAGCTCCTCGCTGCGGAAATAGCTGCCGACCGCCGACCGCAGGCTGCGGTAGGCACGCAGACGGCTCATCAGCCGCAGATTCGCCGGACTGAAGAACTCACGCCGCCGGTGGAACGGCTGCTCCAGGAAGGAAGCCTTGCCCCGGGGGAACAGTCCGGCCATATCGCCCATAAACCGGAGGAAGCCGCTGCCCTCTCCGGGGAATTCACGTTCAATCTCCGCTGCCTGCTCCTCCAGGCCCGCCACCTTGGTCAGCACACGCCCGCTCCGGAAGTGAATCCGGCAAAGCGGATCGCAGCGCAGCAGCTCCAGACTGCCGGGCGGAAGCCCACCTTCCTCCAGAATGCCGTTCAGCATCTCCGGCAGCAGTACAATCGTCGGCCCCTGGTCAATCCGGTACGGCCCCTCCTCTTCAAAAGCGACCCGCCCGCCGACCCTGCCGGCACGCTCATAGATAGCAACCTGCTGCCCTTGGCGGCTTAACAGCAGCGCCGCGGTCAGCCCGCCGATGCCGCCGCCGACGATAGCTACGCGGCTCACAGCGGCACCCCGCTGCCCGCTGTCCCCGCAACGGCAACTGACCGGCTGCGGGCAGCCCGGTCATGCTCCTCAAGCAGGCGCGCGCTGATCTTCGCCGACTCAAAGATCGTCGGCAGCCCGCTGCCCGGATGCGTCCCGCCGCCGACCAGCCAGATGCCGGACACCTCCTGGAAGGTATTGTGCGGGCGCAGGTACATCATCTGGCCGAGGTTATGGGCCAGGTTGAAGGTTGCGCCGTTATATACATCCAGAGTGTCCCGCCAGTCCAGCGGCGAGAAGAATTTGCTCTCCTCCACCCGGGAAGACAGGCCGGCAAGCTGCGGAATCTGCTCCAGCCGCTCCATCAACTGCGCCCTCACAGCCGATCCCTCCTGCCGCCAGTCAATACCGGCCTGCAGATTGGGAACAGGCATCAGCACATACAGCGACGATTTGCCGGCCGGAGCCAGGGTAGAGTCAATAACCGAAGGATTGTGTATATAAATGGACGGGTCAGCCGAGAGGACGCCCTGCCGTGTAATTTCATCAACATTACGGCGGTAATCTCCCGAGAAATGAACAGAATGATGCGCCAGGTCAACGGCGCCGTCCACCCCGAGATACAGCATCGCGGTAGAGCAGGAATAACGCTTGCGCGCCATCTTGACCGGTGTATATTTTTTGAGCAGGCCCGGCTCGAACAGCTGGGTTACTGCTGTCCCGAAGTCAGCTCCGAGCACAACGTAATCGGCGTGCACCTTTTCCCCGTCCTCCAGCAGCAGGCCCGAGGCTTGCCGGTTATTAACCAGTATCCGCTTCACTGCACTTGAAGTATGGATCCGCCCGCCATGCTCCTTAATAACATCCGCCATAGCCTCCAGCACCTTATTAATACCGCCTTCAGGATGATACAGGCCGTAACGGTGCTCCAGGTAAGACAGAATCGTGAACGTGCCGGGACATTCCCAGGGCGACATCCCGAGGTATTTGGCCTGAAAGGTGAAGGCGTAACGCAGCCGTTCATCATCAAAATACTTGGAGAGCCGGTTGTACACCGTATCGGTCGCGTGCAGCTTAGGCAGCGCGTGCAGCACATCTCTTTTTATGTAATCTGCAGGTGACTGAAAGGGGCGCTGCAGCAGCGGCATAACCCTGGCAAACTTATCGTCCTCATCAGCCATAAACCGGCGGTAACCGGCCCCGTTCCCCGGAAACAGCCGTTCAATCTCCGCTGCGGTCTGCTCCTGGTCGGTAGACGGCCGGAACACGGTCTCCCCGAAGTGCAGGGAGTACAGCGGGTTAAGCTCCTTCATGGAGACATAGCTGTGCAGGGAGCGTCCTGCCATCGTAAACAGCTCCTCCAGCAGATGCGGCATCATCAGAAAGGTGGCCCCGCGGTCAAAACGGTATTCACCCAGCCGGAGCTCGCCCGATCTTCCGCCGACCGTATCCTGCTTCTCAAAGACCTCTACCTCATAGCCCTTTGCGGCCAGAAGCATGGCGGCAGCCAGACCTCCCGGGCCGGCACCGACCACCGCAACCTTTGCGGCGCTTTTTCCAGTCATCAGTCCCACTCCCTAATCCACTTGGTTTTTATTTCTCGTATACATCGTTATTTGCGCAAACATTATACAAAAACTATACATTGGTGATACAAATATCATACATACTTTATTTACCCCTGTAAACAGCTACCCTTAACCCGGTTTACCGGAAAAAACAGGATTATTTAAAATTAAGGAAACTGATTTTCATTTTCCCGGATAAAAAATGCACAAAAAGCCCTTCCGCTTCACCTGCAGGTGATTCAGAAGGGTTTTTGCAAGTTCTTGTTCAGCGCTGATTCCTGAGTGCCGTAAATGAAAAATCAAACCATTCCTGCCAGCGTCCGGGAGGACCCGATATCACTTCAGCACCTTCCGGAACAGGCACTCCCGTCTCTTCATAGGCCTTGCCTCCCAGTATAAACCGCATGTCCGTCCGTACCGTTTTCAAGCGTGCAATCAGCTCTTCACAGTAGGGCAGCAGCTCCTTGTCGGTAACCGACATGCAGACAGCCCCGATCCGGCTCTGCGTTTCCAGCATGGCTATAATCCCGGCCTCCGGCGTATTGGCACCGAGATAGACCACTTCGACCCCGTTTTTGCGCAGGAAAAGCGAAAACAGCAGCAGGCCGACCTGATGATGCTCTCCCTCCGGACAAAAGGCCAGCACTTTCGGCAAATGGGCATACACCGGGAACAGATGGAAAAACTGATAGAAGCGGTTGGAGACCATATGCGTCATGTAATGCTCCTGCGCCACTGTCGCCGTGCCTTCTTCCCAGGCATCGCCAACCCTGACCAGAACCGGTACAAGCACCTGATGGAACATCGCCTCATACCCGTACATGGAGAAGCCGAAATCAATCAGCGCATTCGCCCGCTCGCCCTGAAATTCCAGCAGCGCTGTATAAATCTGCTGCCTCATCTTCGTGAAGGCTTCCCGGGACGTCCCGTCGCCCCCTGCCGGGCTTTCTCCCGCCGGACCCTCCTTACGGGCTTTCAGCAGCCGGACCGCATGTGAAATACTGATCCCCTGCTTCTCTGTCTGCTCCTTCAGCCAGCGCAGGTCTTCAATATTGTCCTGGGTGTACAGCCTGTAGCCGGATTCCGTCCGCTCAGGTGTAACCGCCTGATACCTGGTTTCCCAGGCTCTCAATGTGACAGACGGTATGTCCAGCATTTCGACGACCTGTTTGATCGAGTACACGTTGCACCCCACTCTCTTTCCCGTAAACCGTTACATAATATTTAAAAATTCAAACCTTATACAAATCATTTACACTCATTATACAGTCGTACCTGTATTATGTCATCAGATGCAGCTAACAGCAGGAGCTGTGAGTGCCGGCGAATAAACCTGCCATGCTCCGGCAAAAAATACACGTTCAGGCTTTTTGGATACAGCTGCTTCACTTGTCCTTCCGGGGCGGTAATAGGTAGTTACAATACCAGGAGCAGACTCAGGAGGATCCTTCCATGAATTCAAGCAAGCAACCCGGCACACCGGAACGGCTTTATCAATTCAGCAATTCCATAAGCGCACCTTCCACTGCCTCCTCCAGGCAAAAATGGACGCTCCGCCGTAAAGTATCGGCAGTGATCCTGCTGCTTATTCTTTGGCTGGCCGGTGTCATGCTCTACCAGACGCACAAGCCCCTGCCGCCTGGCATTTCCTACGAAAGCCCGGTGTATAAGGTTAATGACGTTCAGTTCTGGCATGATCTGACTTATCAGGACGGCAGCACGGACGGGGCACGGGAGGAGCAGATTCTGCCGAGGATTTTGCAGATTATCGGGGAGTCCAGGCAATTTCTTGTTATTGATCTGTTCCTGTTCAATGATTATACCCATAAAGACCAGCAGTTCCCGGCAGTCAGCCGTGAGCTTACAGATAAGCTTATTGCCCATAAGGCCGCTTATCCGGAGATGGAAATTGTTTTTATTACCGATGAGGTTAATACGAACTACGGCTCGGCTCCCAATCATCTGCTGGAGGAGATGAAGTCTGCCGGCATCAAGGTGGTTATCACCGATACAGACAAGCTCCGCGATTCGACGCCTGCTTACTCTGCAGTATGGCGCACCTTCATCCAGTGGTTCGGGCAGTCCGGCAGCGGCTGGATTCCCAATCTGATGGCCAGCGGCGGGCCCGATATTACTGCCCGTTCTTATCTGAAGCTGTTGAATGTAAAAGCCAATCACCGCAAGGTCGTGGTCAGCGAAAATACAGCGCTTATATCATCAGGCAATGTGCATGATCCGAGCGCCTATCATTCCAACATTGCGCTGGAGGTACAGGGTCCGGTGATTACCGACATTCTGCGCACCGAGCAGGCGGCGGCCAACCTCTCCGGTGCAGGCCCGCTGCTGGACAGAACGCCCGAGGGTACGCAGGCCAAGGAAGGTCCGCTGGACATCCGCTATCTGACGGAAGGCAAAGTCTACAAATACACGCTGGAAGGTATCCGCAGCGCAGGAGCGGGCGACACCATCTGGATGGGCATGTTCTATCTGGCCGATGATGCCGTCATCCGGGAGCTGCTGAAGGCAGCAGAGCGTGGTGCAGAGGTGCGGCTGCTGCTCGATCCGAACCAGAACGCCTTCGGCCGCGACAAAATCGGCATCCCCAACCGCCCTGTAGCCATGAACCTGAATAAGCGTTCCGGCGGGAAGATCGAAATCCGCTGGTATAACACTGGCAAGGAGCAGTATCATACCAAGCTGATGTTCATTGCCAAGGCTTCCGGCAGCTCTATTGTGCTGGGCGGCTCG contains these protein-coding regions:
- a CDS encoding MerR family transcriptional regulator, which translates into the protein MYSIKQVVEMLDIPSVTLRAWETRYQAVTPERTESGYRLYTQDNIEDLRWLKEQTEKQGISISHAVRLLKARKEGPAGESPAGGDGTSREAFTKMRQQIYTALLEFQGERANALIDFGFSMYGYEAMFHQVLVPVLVRVGDAWEEGTATVAQEHYMTHMVSNRFYQFFHLFPVYAHLPKVLAFCPEGEHHQVGLLLFSLFLRKNGVEVVYLGANTPEAGIIAMLETQSRIGAVCMSVTDKELLPYCEELIARLKTVRTDMRFILGGKAYEETGVPVPEGAEVISGPPGRWQEWFDFSFTALRNQR
- the crtI gene encoding phytoene desaturase family protein, with translation MTGKSAAKVAVVGAGPGGLAAAMLLAAKGYEVEVFEKQDTVGGRSGELRLGEYRFDRGATFLMMPHLLEELFTMAGRSLHSYVSMKELNPLYSLHFGETVFRPSTDQEQTAAEIERLFPGNGAGYRRFMADEDDKFARVMPLLQRPFQSPADYIKRDVLHALPKLHATDTVYNRLSKYFDDERLRYAFTFQAKYLGMSPWECPGTFTILSYLEHRYGLYHPEGGINKVLEAMADVIKEHGGRIHTSSAVKRILVNNRQASGLLLEDGEKVHADYVVLGADFGTAVTQLFEPGLLKKYTPVKMARKRYSCSTAMLYLGVDGAVDLAHHSVHFSGDYRRNVDEITRQGVLSADPSIYIHNPSVIDSTLAPAGKSSLYVLMPVPNLQAGIDWRQEGSAVRAQLMERLEQIPQLAGLSSRVEESKFFSPLDWRDTLDVYNGATFNLAHNLGQMMYLRPHNTFQEVSGIWLVGGGTHPGSGLPTIFESAKISARLLEEHDRAARSRSVAVAGTAGSGVPL
- the crtI gene encoding phytoene desaturase family protein, with the protein product MSRVAIVGGGIGGLTAALLLSRQGQQVAIYERAGRVGGRVAFEEEGPYRIDQGPTIVLLPEMLNGILEEGGLPPGSLELLRCDPLCRIHFRSGRVLTKVAGLEEQAAEIEREFPGEGSGFLRFMGDMAGLFPRGKASFLEQPFHRRREFFSPANLRLMSRLRAYRSLRSAVGSYFRSEELRDAFSLQSLYIGGAPFRTPGIYTMLPYAESAFGIWMLKGGYGKLPQILSRELLSRGVEIHTGTEVEGLTVEDGRCTGLTAGGVKHSYDAVLYNGEFPQLEGLLPAELFAGSTDPGNGAVKVSSGAGGRIKRGRYKPSSGCVLIYAGADRRWPESQTHQFFLPDSLNDNLRELFDQGRISELPSYYVFNPAALDDSAAPPGESALYFLIPVPADPGLDWEAIAEPLAERVLDDAEQRGFPGLKASLRWKTIRTPADAQKDGLYGGGSFGIAPVLSQLGVFRPQPRPYPIKGLYAAGASVHPGGGVPIVMQGARMAVHELMKEMKQ
- a CDS encoding phytoene/squalene synthase family protein — translated: MINESIMRECEELMKKGSTSFHKAFAGLPSPRREAVHVIYAFCRIIDDSVDEPEKSPYTIHELRRHFKQLDEAEGHFIWPALRWLFASFPKLTREPFLLQMQGQLGDLTFTHYETMEELESYCYLVAGTVGEMLLPVLRDDSDEDVQAAGIALGIGMQIVNIIRDVGEDLRRGRRYIPLALMQKHGYTQEELESGIVDRRFVNVIEDLRREALGWFEKGLAHVETYPPESGLAVELAAAFYAAILDSVAEAGYDVFRNRAYVSDEAKLRMLGRTAARYASRLGGRTAKAAVL
- a CDS encoding lysophospholipid acyltransferase family protein; this translates as MLEAAKSRSFDAVFSRYNTSYLLRRHFRFIGLSGDLQPASAGSRPVLYIMNHSSWWDGLLAYHAARMQTRRRQYFMMEEAQLRKFQFFRRLGAYSINRDEPADVRASLRYTARLLGEGGSVWMYPEGELLPLEHRPLQLKEGAAVVLRLCPDAAVVPVTLYHGLFFHPKPEATLLAGEPLLQPWKELDRSGISALLASCLQEQLDRHRQLILEHKGHMPSCFTPLIKTGGSVHERYDAWRRGSR
- a CDS encoding carotenoid biosynthesis protein, with translation MIRTVFWIWYAIGALLLIFFTVPQGLQFSNGLFLLFYAVYAGELIIKGYERPFVADRSVIFSAQPDPVRFLISAVLIWTGGMAVEWYGVHTGHLFGSYGYSDILGPLLYGVPATLGFAWIAVVCNAVLLARDFGQSGWRLMVLRAVQVGFWTVLLDLVLDPVAHARGFWSWGDGGGFYGVPVSNFIGWLIAGSLLSLFVPPVRLTGRALRRGTRLYQAVILMFGLVGLREGLPLCMVIAGIGAVLAEGSLRYARSSQIPKL
- a CDS encoding phospholipase D family protein yields the protein MNSSKQPGTPERLYQFSNSISAPSTASSRQKWTLRRKVSAVILLLILWLAGVMLYQTHKPLPPGISYESPVYKVNDVQFWHDLTYQDGSTDGAREEQILPRILQIIGESRQFLVIDLFLFNDYTHKDQQFPAVSRELTDKLIAHKAAYPEMEIVFITDEVNTNYGSAPNHLLEEMKSAGIKVVITDTDKLRDSTPAYSAVWRTFIQWFGQSGSGWIPNLMASGGPDITARSYLKLLNVKANHRKVVVSENTALISSGNVHDPSAYHSNIALEVQGPVITDILRTEQAAANLSGAGPLLDRTPEGTQAKEGPLDIRYLTEGKVYKYTLEGIRSAGAGDTIWMGMFYLADDAVIRELLKAAERGAEVRLLLDPNQNAFGRDKIGIPNRPVAMNLNKRSGGKIEIRWYNTGKEQYHTKLMFIAKASGSSIVLGGSTNFTTRNLDDYNLENNLWVSVPQDQPLYTEMTGYFSRLWNNEGAEYSVPLEEYQSEVTWLKYILFRMQTRLGFTTF